From the genome of Spinacia oleracea cultivar Varoflay chromosome 2, BTI_SOV_V1, whole genome shotgun sequence, one region includes:
- the LOC110790762 gene encoding transcription repressor OFP8-like, whose protein sequence is MEKENKFKLKLARMFTSSCKTQDLSEVVDHKLPIFTPENTVFLQTPLMEVPQEEDEDTDYPFHSPVYKSKQTQLSSSSSMMYCKPRCPETFDQMVRENCIIPGNPFPRRKIAGKYSLFSPAAEYSGGRRCPPASPASPLLLTQKQGKRNKKKKNKANYKNENTLLKKSGNPDRIYYSSSNETDIGDWFSSDDEREEDETETLFSLKSVSFSSKSISFSSDSDPNNNSGRVRNRPRPRTRRRKPSSRLKKESRAAAEAKEEVGMVPLEGKVKDTFAVVKSSSDPYNDFRTSMVEMIIEKQIFGAKELEQLLKCFLSLNSPHHHRVIVQVFTEIWDALFSYCS, encoded by the coding sequence ATGGAGAAGGAGAACAAATTCAAGCTAAAACTTGCAAGAATGTTCACTTCTTCATGCAAAACCCAAGATCTTTCTGAAGTTGTTGACCATAAATTGCCAATCTTTACCCCTGAAAACACAGTCTTTCTTCAAACTCCATTAATGGAGGTTCctcaagaagaagatgaagatacTGATTACCCTTTCCATTCCCCTGTTTATAAATCCAAACAAACACAATTATCATCATCTTCCTCAATGATGTATTGCAAGCCTAGATGCCCTGAAACATTTGATCAGATGGTTCGAGAGAATTGTATCATCCCCGGAAACCCTTTTCCTCGCCGGAAAATAGCCGGTAAATACTCACTTTTTTCACCGGCTGCGGAATATTCCGGTGGCCGGCGTTGTCCTCCTGCTTCCCCTGCTTCTCCCCTGCTTTTGACTCAAAAACAGGGGAAAAGgaataaaaagaagaaaaataaggCAAATTACAAAAATGAGAATACCCTTTTAAAGAAAAGTGGAAACCCAGATAGAATATACTACTCTTCTTCAAATGAGACGGATATTGGTGACTGGTTCAGCAGTGATGATGAGAGAGAAGAAGATGAAACAGAGACTTTGTTTTCTTTAAAGtctgtttctttttcttctaaGTCAATCTCTTTTTCTTCTGATTCGGACCCTAATAATAATTCGGGCCGGGTTCGGAATCGGCCTCGGCCTCGAACACGGAGGCGAAAGCCGAGTTCGAGGCTGAAGAAAGAAAGTAGAGCGGCGGCGGAGGCGAAGGAGGAGGTGGGGATGGTGCCATTGGAAGGGAAAGTGAAGGATACATTTGCTGTGGTGAAGAGTTCAAGTGATCCGTACAATGATTTCAGGACATCAATGGTGGAAATGATAATTGAGAAGCAAATATTTGGAGCTAAAGAATTGGAGCAGCTTTTGAAATGTTTTTTATCTCTTAATTCTCCTCATCATCATAGGGTTATTGTTCAAGTTTTTACTGAGATTTGGGATGCTCTTTTTTCTTATTGTTCTTGA